Proteins encoded together in one Acanthochromis polyacanthus isolate Apoly-LR-REF ecotype Palm Island chromosome 12, KAUST_Apoly_ChrSc, whole genome shotgun sequence window:
- the LOC110959406 gene encoding basic salivary proline-rich protein 1-like produces the protein MLRASPATIRWFHSPWDGDQPESAALTSSLRVVPEPTDTSPGKVDTPAPSGSPAAEVSPARPPEGSPIRSPVQSPAESPIPSPAESPVQPPEGPKAESPARPPGGSRRHRFPARPPAQPPDGSRCCRFPARSQEGPPRASCRFPVRPPEGPRRSSLPSPLDGSLHPVQPAQPSGCPPELSPQPVQPPGHPPERSLQPVQPAPGTLLISDTPSAP, from the coding sequence ATGCTTCGAGCCTCCCCTGCCACTATTAGGTGGTTCCACTCTCCTTGGGACGGAGACCAGCCTGAGTCTGCTGCCCTTACCTCCAGTCTGAGGGTGGTTCCAGAGCCAACAGACACCTCCCCAGGCAAAGTGGACACCCCAGCACCGAGTGGTTCCCCTGCAGCAGAAGTCTCTCCAgcccggcccccggaggggtctCCCATCCGGTCCCCAGTCCAGTCTCCAGCCGAATCTCCCATCCCGTCCCCAGCCGAGTCTCCTGTCCAACCCCCGGAGGGGCCCAAAGCTGAGTCTCCAGCCCGGCCCCCCGGGGGGTCCCGCCGCcaccggttcccagcccggcccccAGCCCAGCCTCCCGATGGGTCCCGCTGCTGTCGGTTCCCAGCCCGGTCTCAAGAAGGTCCCCCTCGcgccagctgccggttcccagtccggcctcctGAGGGTCCCCGTCGTTCCAGCCTGCCCAGCCCCCTGGACGGGTCCCTCCACCCTGTTCAGCCTGCCCAGCCCTCGGGCTGCCCCCCGGAGCTGTCCCCCCAACCTGTCCAGCCCCCGGGCCACCCTCCGGAGCGGTCCCTCCAGCCTGTCCAGCCTGCCCCAGGAACCCTCCTCATCAGTGACACCCCATCAGCACCCTGA